Proteins encoded together in one Betaproteobacteria bacterium window:
- a CDS encoding PEP-CTERM sorting domain-containing protein, with amino-acid sequence MKKLIAALALAATASAAHAVVPVIVSSSSISGTMTNDASLIHDGVIPDEYTSWLDAMNVHWEGQDAITPGDSAAAATTLSFDQVYTLSDVRMSVDNNDFYRVQISLDGTNWNTLFTVLSFDGEVISGMDTMSSVAGDGEYVASIDFPAVQAKFARVYAVTGDGAYAVAEMQFSGTPVPVPEPSQYALLGVGLVGVGLRLRKGCTR; translated from the coding sequence ATGAAGAAGTTGATCGCCGCGCTGGCCCTTGCCGCCACCGCATCCGCCGCCCACGCCGTCGTTCCTGTCATTGTCTCGTCGTCCTCCATCTCGGGAACAATGACGAACGATGCAAGCCTCATCCACGATGGCGTGATTCCCGACGAGTACACCTCCTGGCTCGACGCGATGAACGTCCATTGGGAGGGCCAGGATGCGATCACCCCGGGAGACAGCGCCGCAGCAGCAACCACGCTCTCGTTCGACCAGGTCTACACGTTGAGCGATGTGCGGATGAGCGTGGACAACAACGACTTCTACCGCGTGCAGATCTCTCTGGATGGAACGAACTGGAACACGCTGTTCACCGTCCTGTCCTTCGATGGGGAAGTGATCAGTGGCATGGACACGATGTCCAGCGTTGCAGGGGACGGCGAGTACGTCGCTTCCATCGACTTTCCCGCAGTCCAAGCCAAGTTTGCCCGCGTCTATGCGGTGACGGGCGATGGCGCGTATGCCGTGGCGGAGATGCAGTTCAGTGGCACGCCGGTGCCGGTGCCGGAGCCCAGCCAGTACGCGCTCCTGGGTGTCGGTCTGGTGGGTGTCGGACTGAGGTTACGCAAAGGTTGCACACGCTGA
- a CDS encoding SDR family oxidoreductase yields the protein MSILGSPFDCEHDVALVTGAGNGIGRAIAQALVREGVRTMFADISAERVAAAMAQASRPELALAWIGDLARRDERSRLLADAPATLGTITHFVHSASPPRREADHAFSVSDDTWTEMREVNVDAGFELSRGLARSLIAQKRPGSFLFLTSLHAGTPRNLPHYSTSKAALSMLVKELAKTLGRFSIRVNALVPGAIAAGGFVADPDMARHIPLGRLGGAADLAPMALALLSDRVSGYVTGSSIVVDGGLSLMNWFEPPELDMA from the coding sequence ATGAGCATTCTCGGCAGTCCATTCGATTGCGAGCACGATGTTGCCCTCGTGACCGGGGCAGGAAACGGAATCGGTCGGGCGATTGCTCAAGCGCTCGTGCGCGAAGGCGTGCGCACCATGTTCGCCGACATCAGTGCCGAGCGCGTCGCGGCGGCCATGGCCCAGGCATCCCGCCCGGAACTCGCCTTGGCCTGGATCGGCGATCTGGCCCGTCGCGACGAGCGCTCCCGATTGCTCGCCGATGCTCCTGCCACGCTGGGCACGATCACGCATTTCGTTCACAGCGCCTCGCCGCCCAGGCGAGAGGCCGACCATGCGTTTTCCGTGAGCGACGATACGTGGACAGAAATGCGTGAGGTGAACGTCGATGCGGGGTTCGAATTGTCGCGAGGCCTGGCACGGTCGCTCATCGCACAGAAGAGACCGGGGTCCTTTCTGTTCCTGACATCGCTTCATGCGGGAACACCCCGCAACCTGCCTCACTACAGCACCTCAAAGGCCGCACTTTCGATGCTGGTGAAGGAACTCGCCAAGACACTGGGCCGCTTCAGTATTCGCGTGAATGCCCTCGTGCCGGGTGCCATCGCGGCGGGCGGCTTCGTCGCAGACCCGGATATGGCTCGACACATACCGCTCGGACGTCTGGGCGGCGCCGCGGACCTCGCACCCATGGCGCTCGCTTTGCTGTCAGACCGCGTGTCCGGCTATGTCACCGGTTCCTCCATTGTCGTTGACGGCGGTCTGTCGCTCATGAACTGGTTCGAGCCGCCAGAACTGGACATGGCTTGA
- a CDS encoding endonuclease/exonuclease/phosphatase family protein has product MARTVPGRTATDTLLLATWNVRDFDSDKFGQGPRLAESLHYIAEVVSAFDLVAMQEVNEDMRPFEKVMNLLGPAWRYVATDVTEGPSGNGERMVFLFDETKVQFKHIAGEIVLPKSSLVGGEHQFARSPFLVRFQSGWFKFNLCTVHMYYGDDSGDGYARRVAEIDAVAKFLKKRADKDGQNYILLGDMNVVSPEDDTMKALRKHKFILPADLTLDSNALRWASNIGGDKNYDQIAFLVRRDELELGPSANNAGVLNYYKAVFTEDEAEAYFPLGKANGKWPDTVVKRKTYYSKEWRTWQMSDHLPLFIELRIDFTEKYLKRIRMGEQPVNSPTPDAVDD; this is encoded by the coding sequence ATCGCGCGAACCGTTCCCGGGCGGACCGCCACCGACACCCTGCTGCTTGCAACGTGGAACGTGCGCGACTTCGACTCCGACAAGTTCGGTCAGGGGCCAAGACTCGCGGAATCGCTCCACTACATCGCCGAGGTCGTATCGGCTTTCGACCTCGTCGCAATGCAGGAGGTCAACGAGGATATGCGGCCATTCGAGAAGGTGATGAACCTGCTCGGGCCTGCGTGGCGGTACGTGGCGACGGATGTCACCGAAGGGCCGTCAGGAAACGGCGAGCGCATGGTGTTCCTGTTCGACGAGACCAAGGTGCAGTTCAAGCACATTGCCGGCGAGATCGTGTTGCCGAAATCGTCGCTGGTCGGAGGCGAGCACCAGTTTGCGAGGAGCCCGTTCCTTGTGCGGTTTCAGTCCGGATGGTTCAAGTTCAATCTCTGCACGGTTCACATGTACTACGGTGACGACTCCGGGGACGGCTATGCGCGGCGGGTCGCGGAAATCGACGCGGTCGCCAAGTTCCTGAAGAAGCGGGCTGACAAGGATGGTCAGAACTACATCCTCCTTGGCGACATGAACGTCGTGAGCCCCGAGGACGATACGATGAAGGCGCTTCGCAAGCACAAGTTCATCCTGCCAGCCGACCTCACGTTGGACAGCAACGCACTGCGGTGGGCGAGCAACATCGGCGGTGACAAGAACTACGACCAGATCGCGTTTCTGGTTCGGCGGGACGAACTGGAACTGGGCCCGAGCGCGAACAACGCGGGAGTGCTGAACTACTACAAGGCCGTGTTCACGGAGGACGAGGCCGAGGCTTATTTTCCACTCGGGAAAGCCAATGGAAAGTGGCCGGATACAGTGGTCAAACGCAAGACCTATTACTCGAAGGAATGGAGGACATGGCAGATGTCCGACCATCTGCCGTTGTTCATCGAACTGCGGATCGACTTCACGGAGAAGTACCTGAAGCGGATCCGCATGGGCGAACAGCCCGTGAATTCACCGACGCCCGATGCCGTGGACGATTGA
- a CDS encoding HAMP domain-containing histidine kinase, which produces MTLSLSHRIVVAFAGLLLGFSLFVAFLEHHVTVEHERETLQRLSHGLARHIVEHWPEVTKPVDGALDRAALDSLLHMLMTVNPAIDVYVLDQDGRVRAYLGDPGDVREAQVNMQAVRRFLSDESLPIPGSDPKAPGRPKIFSAAMFPSVSGSPPGYLYVVLNGQARMHAEGNVGSRRLWASIAVGIGAGLALTLIVGLMAVRSLTRPLRQLALRMQSFRVDRSNPDDGAVSAAASGDEVAAIGRSFETMALRIETQAKDQAAQQAAHREVIANVAHDLRTPLTALHGYLEALQQRGVAIEPEERRRYVAAAIAQSDKVRRMSQQLFELARLQSTDEIMQRDRFRLDELVHDTVQKFELSARPSPVALLGSPPGPIDMEGDLQLIDRALTNLIDNAIRHGAGQRPVRVSLTHRGQGVTVLVEDDGPGLPGEISSRLDAGRPLRESPPSRPGGGFGGLGLAITQRIAWLHGGSLRTLPAPRGGTRLCLALPLVAKAARA; this is translated from the coding sequence GTGACGCTGTCACTCTCCCATCGGATCGTCGTGGCATTTGCGGGGCTGCTGCTCGGTTTCAGCTTGTTCGTGGCGTTCCTGGAGCACCACGTGACGGTCGAGCACGAGCGCGAGACGCTCCAGCGCCTGTCGCACGGACTTGCACGGCACATCGTCGAGCACTGGCCGGAGGTCACGAAGCCCGTGGATGGAGCCCTCGATCGGGCCGCGCTCGATTCCCTCCTGCACATGCTGATGACCGTCAACCCGGCCATCGACGTCTACGTGCTGGACCAGGACGGGCGCGTCCGCGCCTACCTTGGCGATCCTGGTGACGTGCGGGAGGCCCAGGTGAACATGCAGGCAGTGCGGCGTTTCCTGTCCGACGAAAGCCTGCCGATACCCGGTTCGGACCCCAAGGCGCCCGGCAGACCCAAGATATTCAGCGCAGCCATGTTCCCCTCGGTGTCCGGTAGTCCGCCCGGGTATCTTTATGTGGTTCTCAACGGGCAGGCCCGCATGCACGCGGAGGGCAACGTGGGCTCGCGGCGTTTGTGGGCATCCATCGCAGTGGGCATTGGCGCCGGACTCGCGCTCACCCTGATCGTGGGTCTCATGGCTGTTCGATCCCTCACGCGGCCGCTGCGTCAGCTCGCTCTGAGAATGCAGTCTTTTCGTGTCGACCGATCGAATCCTGACGACGGTGCCGTGTCTGCCGCCGCATCCGGAGACGAAGTCGCGGCGATCGGGCGATCATTCGAGACGATGGCGCTAAGAATCGAGACGCAGGCGAAGGACCAGGCCGCCCAGCAGGCGGCACACCGGGAGGTGATCGCCAATGTAGCGCACGACTTGCGTACGCCACTCACCGCGCTTCACGGTTATCTCGAAGCTCTGCAACAGCGCGGTGTCGCCATCGAGCCGGAGGAGAGGCGCCGCTACGTCGCTGCAGCCATTGCGCAGAGTGACAAGGTGCGGCGCATGTCTCAACAACTGTTCGAGCTTGCGCGCCTCCAATCCACGGACGAGATCATGCAGCGGGACCGATTTCGTCTCGATGAACTCGTCCACGACACGGTACAGAAATTCGAGCTTTCCGCGCGACCGTCTCCCGTCGCCCTGCTCGGCTCGCCGCCGGGTCCCATCGACATGGAAGGCGATCTGCAACTCATAGACCGCGCACTGACGAATCTGATCGACAACGCCATACGTCATGGAGCCGGGCAGAGACCTGTAAGAGTGAGCCTCACGCACAGAGGGCAGGGCGTGACGGTACTGGTGGAAGACGACGGGCCCGGATTGCCGGGAGAGATTTCCAGTCGCCTCGATGCCGGCCGGCCCCTGCGCGAATCGCCGCCTTCACGGCCAGGCGGCGGGTTCGGCGGTCTGGGCCTGGCCATCACACAGAGAATCGCCTGGCTGCATGGGGGCAGTCTGCGCACATTGCCGGCGCCGCGTGGGGGGACGCGTCTGTGTCTCGCGCTTCCGCTGGTCGCCAAGGCTGCCCGGGCATAG
- a CDS encoding response regulator transcription factor — MTQNLLLVEDDDAIAEVVALHLNQAGFSVHRESDGRNAMEAMGRQAFDLVVLDLMLPGADGLDVCRHIRERADYVPLIIVSARTSETHRVLGLELGADDYLPKPFSVLELVARVRALLRRAAKLRRADAAPAELRFGGCVLDPVRRELRRGEQVVTLTLREFDLLHFLARHPRQIFSRTDLLNRVWGTGFDGYEHTVNSHINRLRSKIEEDPQAPRLIETVWGMGYRFGDRVTSK; from the coding sequence ATGACCCAGAACCTGCTGCTCGTCGAGGACGACGACGCCATTGCGGAGGTGGTGGCACTGCACCTCAACCAGGCCGGTTTTTCCGTCCATCGGGAAAGCGATGGCAGAAATGCCATGGAAGCCATGGGTCGCCAAGCGTTCGACCTCGTCGTGCTCGATCTCATGCTGCCGGGTGCGGATGGGCTGGACGTGTGTCGCCACATCCGGGAGCGAGCCGACTACGTGCCCCTGATCATCGTGAGCGCACGGACCAGCGAGACTCACCGGGTGCTGGGACTCGAACTGGGCGCCGACGACTACTTGCCCAAGCCATTCTCGGTGCTGGAACTGGTGGCCCGGGTTCGGGCGCTGTTGCGCCGGGCAGCGAAACTGCGCCGTGCCGACGCGGCGCCGGCGGAACTTCGCTTCGGCGGGTGCGTGCTCGATCCGGTCCGGCGAGAATTGAGGCGCGGGGAACAGGTGGTGACACTCACGTTGCGGGAGTTCGATCTGCTCCACTTCCTGGCACGTCATCCGCGGCAGATCTTCAGCCGGACCGATCTGCTCAATCGCGTGTGGGGTACCGGATTCGACGGGTATGAACACACGGTCAACTCTCACATCAATCGCCTGCGCAGCAAGATTGAGGAGGACCCGCAGGCGCCCAGGCTCATCGAGACTGTCTGGGGCATGGGCTATCGTTTCGGCGACAGGGTGACGTCGAAGTGA
- a CDS encoding spondin domain-containing protein: MISTRRLARPLATFVGVLGLAGGASAAQVMVTVTVENLTPAGSVAFAPLTLGFHGGTFDAFNIGDAATPEIMPIAEGGNGAAWLASLAATDSTSIGGAVIPSPAGPLTPGGMASGTFLVDTSVNPYFSFGTMVVPSNDFFIGNDDPMAYRLFDNGGNLLISSITQRSRDIWDAGSGIHDPAAAAFVGNGSLRADQNSVVAFNFAEFAAYNGLQTAAGYTFDSQLAANSEIYRISFDVAAVPEPQTYGLLAVGLAIVGWAGRRSVVRVN; this comes from the coding sequence ATGATCAGTACAAGAAGATTGGCCAGACCTCTCGCAACCTTCGTCGGCGTGCTCGGACTTGCGGGTGGCGCCAGCGCCGCGCAAGTCATGGTGACCGTCACCGTGGAGAACCTGACACCGGCGGGCAGCGTCGCATTCGCGCCGCTCACGCTCGGTTTCCATGGCGGCACCTTCGACGCCTTCAACATCGGCGATGCCGCTACACCCGAGATCATGCCGATTGCAGAGGGCGGCAATGGCGCTGCCTGGCTGGCGTCTCTCGCTGCCACCGATTCCACCTCGATCGGTGGAGCGGTGATTCCCTCGCCTGCCGGTCCGCTCACGCCAGGCGGCATGGCATCCGGCACCTTTCTGGTCGACACATCGGTAAACCCGTACTTCTCGTTCGGCACCATGGTCGTGCCAAGCAACGACTTCTTCATCGGCAACGACGATCCCATGGCCTACCGGCTGTTCGATAACGGAGGAAACCTGCTCATCAGCTCCATCACGCAACGCAGCCGGGACATCTGGGACGCCGGGTCGGGGATTCACGATCCGGCAGCCGCCGCGTTCGTCGGGAACGGATCGCTCCGGGCAGACCAGAATTCGGTGGTCGCGTTCAATTTCGCCGAGTTCGCGGCATACAACGGACTCCAGACGGCCGCAGGCTACACCTTCGACAGTCAGCTCGCGGCGAACAGCGAGATCTACCGGATCTCGTTCGATGTCGCGGCCGTCCCCGAACCGCAGACCTACGGCCTCCTGGCTGTGGGTCTGGCCATCGTGGGATGGGCAGGACGGCGTTCCGTCGTCCGTGTGAACTAG
- the rlmD gene encoding 23S rRNA (uracil(1939)-C(5))-methyltransferase RlmD: protein MESLDHEGKGVGHREGKVVFVDGALPGETAHVQTLKSKQSYEFAVAARISNASSQRVEPRCKHFGVCGGCSMQHLTPSAQVAVKQRVLEDCLGRIGGVTPDVILPAIHGPAWEYRYRARFSVRNVIKKGGVLVGFHERRSSYVADMRECHVVPRRISDLLVPLRELIASLSIRDRVPQIELAIGDRMDVLVFRVLLAPSPEDEAILRAFAVRYNVALALQPKGPETVTPLHPLPWPEVAYTLPEFDVRLHFSPTEFTQVNHQINRVLVARAIGMLDPQPGERIADMFCGLGNFSLPIARRGARVVGVEGSESLVKRAADNARRNDLDSRAEFRVANLFAVTSADLDRFGRFDKMLIDPPRDGAMELVKSLEGREPRRIVYVSCSPATLARDANVLVNVLGYRLTGAGVANMFPHTAHVESIALFDR from the coding sequence ATCGAATCGCTGGATCACGAAGGCAAGGGCGTCGGTCATCGAGAGGGCAAGGTGGTGTTCGTGGACGGCGCGCTTCCGGGTGAGACAGCGCACGTCCAGACGCTCAAGTCGAAACAATCGTACGAATTCGCGGTCGCAGCGCGGATCTCGAACGCGAGCAGCCAGCGGGTGGAGCCTCGATGCAAGCACTTCGGCGTCTGCGGCGGATGTTCCATGCAACATCTCACGCCATCCGCTCAGGTTGCAGTGAAGCAGCGCGTGCTCGAGGATTGCCTGGGACGCATCGGTGGCGTGACGCCTGACGTGATCCTGCCGGCCATTCACGGTCCGGCGTGGGAATACCGCTATCGCGCCCGCTTCTCCGTGCGCAATGTGATCAAGAAGGGGGGCGTGCTGGTTGGATTTCACGAGCGGCGCAGCAGCTACGTGGCCGACATGCGTGAATGCCACGTGGTGCCAAGACGCATTTCCGACCTGTTGGTGCCGCTGCGGGAGCTCATCGCTTCGCTGAGCATCCGGGATCGCGTGCCCCAGATCGAACTGGCGATCGGGGACCGGATGGACGTCCTGGTGTTCCGGGTGCTGTTGGCCCCCTCACCCGAGGACGAGGCGATCCTGAGGGCTTTCGCGGTGCGCTACAACGTCGCCTTGGCTCTCCAGCCCAAGGGACCGGAGACCGTGACCCCGCTTCACCCGCTTCCCTGGCCGGAAGTCGCTTACACCTTGCCGGAGTTCGACGTGAGGCTCCATTTTTCACCCACGGAGTTCACGCAGGTCAATCATCAGATCAACCGGGTGCTGGTGGCGCGAGCGATAGGCATGCTTGACCCGCAGCCGGGCGAACGGATCGCGGACATGTTCTGCGGGCTGGGCAACTTCTCCCTGCCCATCGCGCGGCGAGGTGCTCGCGTCGTGGGCGTCGAGGGCAGCGAATCGCTGGTGAAGCGAGCTGCGGACAATGCCCGGCGAAACGATCTGGATTCCCGGGCGGAATTCCGCGTGGCCAATCTCTTTGCCGTGACATCCGCAGATCTCGATCGCTTTGGCCGCTTCGACAAGATGCTGATAGACCCGCCTCGGGACGGTGCGATGGAACTGGTCAAGTCGCTGGAGGGCAGGGAGCCCCGTCGAATCGTGTACGTGTCCTGCAGTCCGGCCACGTTGGCCCGCGACGCCAACGTTCTCGTGAACGTGTTGGGCTACCGTCTGACCGGGGCGGGGGTGGCCAACATGTTTCCCCACACTGCGCATGTCGAGTCCATCGCCCTGTTCGACCGATGA
- a CDS encoding 3'-5' exonuclease produces MNPVLVFDIETVPDVAALRRLREFDPSLSDAEVAEAAFRARREQTGSDFLQHHLHKVVVISCVLRDRDHFRVWSLGEAEEPEGQLIQRFFDGVERYAPQLVSWNGGGFDLPVLHYRGLANGVVASKYWDLGEDDRDFKWNNYISRYHMRHLDLMDLLAMYQPRASVPLDELAQILGFPGKLGMAGGKVWQAYLDGQIQGIRDYCETDVVNTYLVYLRFQLMRGALGREAYANECMLVRGALEKLPGEHWRQFLRMWETV; encoded by the coding sequence GTGAATCCCGTCCTCGTCTTCGACATAGAGACCGTACCTGACGTCGCTGCCCTGCGCCGTCTGCGGGAATTCGATCCTTCCCTGTCGGATGCCGAAGTCGCCGAAGCGGCTTTTCGCGCGCGGCGCGAGCAGACCGGGTCGGATTTTCTCCAGCACCACCTCCACAAGGTCGTCGTCATCTCCTGCGTCCTCAGGGATCGCGACCACTTCCGTGTCTGGTCGCTGGGTGAGGCGGAGGAGCCGGAAGGGCAACTCATCCAGCGGTTCTTCGACGGCGTCGAGCGCTACGCGCCTCAGCTCGTATCCTGGAACGGCGGAGGGTTCGATCTGCCGGTACTGCACTACCGCGGGCTGGCCAACGGGGTGGTCGCCTCGAAGTACTGGGATCTCGGCGAAGACGACCGCGACTTCAAGTGGAACAACTACATCAGCCGCTACCACATGCGCCATCTGGATCTGATGGATCTCCTGGCCATGTATCAGCCGCGGGCAAGTGTTCCCCTGGACGAGCTGGCGCAGATACTGGGCTTCCCGGGAAAGCTGGGCATGGCGGGGGGGAAGGTCTGGCAGGCCTATCTGGACGGGCAGATCCAGGGCATTCGCGACTATTGCGAAACGGACGTGGTCAACACGTACCTCGTGTATTTGCGATTTCAGTTGATGAGAGGGGCGCTCGGCCGCGAGGCATACGCGAACGAGTGCATGTTGGTGCGAGGAGCGCTGGAGAAGCTGCCCGGAGAACACTGGCGGCAATTCCTGCGGATGTGGGAGACGGTTTGA